The genomic segment catagatctcattccctaccacCAACTCAGTTccccattgtttcatcgccttttcagtaaaggatgtattttgctaatgccagttgtttctaagcattttatgatccaactatgtggcagtgagtcaaattcctttttgtaatcaatccagaccatattcaagttcgtttttctgttcttacaattttctaatatcattttatcaattagaagctgatcttttgtgcccctgctccttcttttgttgcctttttgctctactggcaagatgttgcttgtttccaaataatccatcatgttatctgcaataatgcctgtgagtaatttgaaggttgttggcaagcatgttattggtctgtagttttcaggtgttgttcctttagttgcatctttctgaatcaagtatgtttttccagttgtcaaccattcatcaatttggcccttttgtaaaatttcattcagttgcctggccaatattgcatgtaaactggtcagatatttgagccagaaaccatgtaattggtcctttccaggtgatgtccaattttttacctttttcactcgatttttgaccatctcagttgttatttctaatacttgcatttgtttgtgccaatgcttttctcaaagtcatgtatccactttgcttccttgttgtagtcctttgcattttcccacaattctttccagaattcaactgtggcctgttttttctggtttttcacttttggtgtcaccattcacattaagactttgataaaaacgccgttggtctgatcgaaattgctgattttgtttatattggatgattcgtgcctcatatctttcaatttttctagatgttgctgttatctgctgttttacaatctctacagcttcattgatgtttcttgtatccaatctatatcttctgattagccgatctatggttttgttgtttttaagccgttgctcatgcatgttctttaagttactagcatctgctcttaattttttgattttttgttctaaacggattttcaattattattattattattattattattattattatattattatcttcatcattattaaatttatatgccacaccTCTCCCAGTAATGCAATTCTGGGCAATTTACAAAGAAGCTATGCAGGCATACCACGAAAGCAGATCCTGAGGTATTTCATCATATCACCttcatctttgtgtgtgtgtgtgtgtgtgtgtgtgtgtctccccaaattaaattaaatatccaACAGTAATTCATACAGTATAATTTCTAAAAGTCCTACTTAATTCAAAAAACCATTTTCAGTTGGAATCAAAGAAGTGCTAACTATTTGTGTGGGTTTGTGACAAAGAGAATGTGtagtacatgcatgcacacctgcTTAATTCTTTGTCAATTTTACTTATTATACtactgcatttatattttatcttatgTCTTATATCTCATATATCTTTATCTTATGTACAAAATAGAATTATGGCAAATATATGTTGGGTTCTGGAAGATCTCCAGAAGACATTGAGTAGGACCCAAACTGTATTACAATATAAGAACATACTGTATATGCCTTATATATCTTCAGTCCATTCCCTAAATTTGAAATCTGTCACTTGTTTTAGACTTCAGCTTTCATAGTCTCTCAATTGCCTCTCTGATTCTCTCAAATTCCCTGTTCTCTACCAGCTGCCAGCATCTTCTGACAATTTttcatggccaagtcaatgtttTACCTAATGGTTTTTGAGCTGGCATGAAACTATTACCATGAAATTTACTCTTGTCATTGGCAGTATCTACTTTGATACAAACAGGATATTATAAAATTATGTTATCTTTATTTATGCCACATCAAGAACAAATATGAATATACTCAACGTTCttactctcttgtctcctccatCCCCAAAACCACTAGCAAAAACCTCCCCCAATCTTCTTCCTCATGTGGGGTGGCAATCAGGAGGAGCAAATTTTCAGAGACAGCTAGGTTAACTGGTTTGGGCATCAGCCAAAACTCACTTCTACACAAGTATTTTGTACTGCTGCTTGCACAAAATGGCAGGCTCCCTTGCCTCTCTCCTTATTACTTGACATGAAGGCAATGAGAAAATGAtgcttacaaaaaaataatagaaatgcaAAATGTGAATACAGTATTTCAGTCTACTaatctagtatttttttaaaaagccagttaGTTGATACTTCAGCAAAATTGTTAAGATAAACATCTTATGATGGTGTAAACAGCAAAGCTGACTTTTCCTGGAATGTTGATACATCTTCTTCAGTGCTTCTTTGTCTGGCCCTCCTTGAAATTATTTATTGGTCCATTCTTCAGATGTTGGCTAGCAAGAGGATTATCAGGATAAAGATGGGTAAAACGAGCCAATGCATAAATAGGGAAGATGTTGCGGTAGGCTGAATAATGGAGGATGCCAGCTTTGTAGAATCCGGTAGCAATGTCACCCTAAGAAAAGGCAAGAAAGAAATGTCCTAGAAAGCCTGCTTATGCttatacaacaagaccagcatacctacacccgtgaaaatgtaCGAATATATATATACTGGGTTATCAGTTAAAGATAAAATCCCAAACAACAGGATGTGATAGTTACTCATAGAAAAAGCAAGCCTCTTTCATACATTGCCCAGAACTTAGTTGATAATAAGGTGAATGCATCAGCTCTCTAACTCTTTGGAGTCAAGGCAGTCTTGTTATTAGACTAGGCAAGATAATCTCCTCAGCCAGCAGAGAGGAAGATAGACACCAGGAGGGtgttgaaaaagaaaattaatcttTCTTAATCAGTACAgctcttcttttttttgtaataCTAGTGCCAACATTTACTTCACCATGTTTTAGAACTGTAATGTGTAACTTAGTCCTctgaaaaatattttgctatagcaaataagcatgccaaccatataccaaatcatacccttcaatattaagtattctaccatctgttaagttgatccaatcactaattatagatataattactgcatcataatatagttttaaattgggtagtttcaagcctcctctttcacgcacatactgcattattttaagttttactctcagcttcttacctacccatacaaatttattaataaccttctgccattctaacaaatttgcatcatttttaagtattggtaacgtttgaaaaagaaataaaaatttaggcataatattcattttcactgctgctattcttcccagcagagataactgtaacttctcccattttttcatctctgtctgtatactataccacagtggttcataattatacttatataacttcccatttgaggttgaaatataaatTCCTAAGTACTTGACCAAAAATGTTTTGCCATCTCAGAGCAAATATCCAAATTCTGTATAGCAAAACCAGATCTAAGCAAATGAATTCACCATTGTCGCTGCCTTTGTGTTGAAAGAAAGCTGCTGATTGAAGGACACATGAACACACCTTCCCTACCAAATCATACTAATCTTTGTCTTGGTCTTATATGTTGTGCTAAGAATGTGAATGTTTCCATGTTTTCATTTAGATGGATATCTCCCAAGAAAGCTTTTGGGGAAAGGGCTAGTCCAGTGCAAGGGAGAGGACAGCAAAAATtagcaggttccccccccccactatcaTATTGCTATCATGTTCATGCATTACAGATGTTGCATTAAACCAACAGTGGGGGAGCATCTTTCCAGCAGTAACAACATCAAAAAGAATATTAACTATCTCAGTCTCTTAGTATTTGCATTTGTACATTTGGAAGACCTGATTGGGTCCTGTCCCATTCTTGTCAGAGGCACCCTTTTTTAAGGCCCCTCCAGATAgctggtgacatcactgttgcctgAGGGACACTTgtgggggctcctttcatgtccgCGTTGAGGTGCTGGAGTGAATGGTGGGCACCCACCCCACTGTGCAACAGCGCTCAGATCTTGAACACaggcttgctaacctccaacccagCGTCTTAACCATATGAGCCACCCTGCTCTACCTGATTGGATAAAAACTACAGCTATTCACACACCTGAGGCCAGTCCCCAATGGCTCGCTGCTTGTCAATCAAAACTTGGATCCCCCTTTCTAGAACATGAACATCGGGATACCTGCAAAGCAAATGGAACAATGGTCATTCGTTCTGACAGCAGCCATTCAGTCAGAAAGTCCTATTTGGTTTTCTAGAACAAGAacgatttgtatttttttttactatgataAGTTAGAAAGATCAGTGTCAAGGTTTCAATAAACATCCTCAACAAAATAAAACTCCAAGgtctgaagttcctcaaagttccaatttattgagatgtgatgttggcacatctgggaaaacccaaatctgaaagcattcaagttttccccacccagttgaaagttcacaaccctgctcaacacccacaagttcatcacatggtccaatctatTCTTCAAACACAACTGGAAACTATcccaagtcactcccatccaggtgcaggcaaTTGTCCTTGACAATTGagtaaagaatgttgttatggctaagtTTCCACCGCtccaacacaacaacaacaaaaacccttcCCGATTATCCAGGCTAAAATATGTGGCAGTCAGGAAgctaaaataaaaatggtttcCAAAACTGACAATCAGGATGAAACCAACAATCCTCTAAAACTTTGGGTAGTTATTTATAACTCTTTCCTCCACTATTGGAGTCCAGAGATTATAGAATTTCTAATGTGATGTTACTAAAATGCCAGTAACATTTcaacaaaagagaaaattaagtTTCATGTATCTTCTGGAAATTGCTTGGCAAATTAAAACATCCAAAAGGATTACTGGTCTTTGCACTTACCTAGCAGCCATCAATCCCAACAGAGCCCATGCAGTCTGGTGGATCTGGGAAATGGTATGCTGAATATATTTGCGAAACTTGTAGGATTCAAATTCTTCTCCCCAACCTCCATCTTTCATTTGTTTGGAGACCAGCCAGGCACAGGCCTTGGTCACCTCGTTGCATGCCAGTCTGGAAAATATGACACATACtaatgctctttttaaaaatgatgtagtTGATAACTGCCttgggcaggtggttggactagaagacctccaaggtcccttcttaaTCCTATGGTTCTGTGATTTGATCTGTTCCATTATGGGACTGGGTTCCATTAAAAGTGAATTTCAGGCAACACAACATTTATGATGAAAACCAGCAGGAGAAACTACTAGTGAAatgacttatttttatttatgtataatgAAAAGAAAGTGGCAGGAAATCAGAAATATGTAACACTCAGAAATCGCTTTATCTTTGGCATGATTATTTCCTATCTCACCGTTTCATACCTTCAAACTTTCACAATATCTTCTCCAAACTTGGAAACTAAATGAAAGAACGGAATTATAGAATaacatgctgttaaaagtgctgTTTCTTAAACAGTTTTTCTTCCTCACCATACCATTTGTGTATAGCATATCAAAATTAATTTGTATGctttttttttggtttatttgttttgTATTTGCTGCCTGGTATAGTTATCTATATTAAAGTGAATAAGATTTTTCTAAAtcttataaaaatatgaaatatgggCCATGAACTACCCAGATTAATTTAGGAAGTTAACATTGAGTTTTCAACAAAGCAGAATAAATTTATGTCCACCTGTCTCATTCCAAAGTAAAAAATTGAGGTGCTGTCAGTCAATCATTGAGCCTAATATTCTGCTAGAAAAGCAACTTACTTACCCATTATGGTAAGTGTATCCCAAACATGCAAATGCTTCCAATGCAAACCAGGTGCCATATATGAAACACACACCCCATCTCCTGCAAGGAAGAGAGATCCATGAACCAATCAAGTATGGAAATGTACTAAGATCAATGTTTTTTGAACAAAGTGCAGATAATGTGATGGGTGCAGTTCCCTCTTTGGGGGAAGTTAGGAAGCTTTTATAGCTTTAaaccagtaatggtatcctattatcttcactatCAGTTTGGTAGTAGGAGCAAACGTCTGTGAtaatgtcagggtgggtgggcggagcctcacactgacgccactaccagttcatccaaactggtgcaaaccggcagCATACCACTTCTGCTTTAAATCCGACTCCTACAAAGtttacatccaaaatgggccctgATCCCCTGTTGCAACCCTCCACTTGATTCAAGTTGCACAGCACTATAATTGAACATGTTTTACCCATTGTGTCTTAACGTAGGATGTTTTTAAATGGTTGTGTCACTTGTGCAAAGCACTGGATGAATACAAACTAAAGATGCCTTTCTTTTGTCAAAGTAAACTTTTCAAAATGTTATCAGCACAGTGCAACTAAATTCACTGAGTAGCAATGAGAAGCAACTCACCCTAACCAGGATCCATCTGCTTTCTGTGTATTACGACAATATTGCAGAGCCTTATGGAGTGTATCactgaagagaaagaaagaaaagggtttGGTTAAGGTAGTGCCATAAACATGTATAACTAGATTGTGCTGTAatcttgtttctctgtgtcatatatatgttggtatatacataattttgcattcatttatttatttatcttgtcatgtttatgtagtaaaACTGGAGATGGTGACCCTttaagagctgtatgcaatgaaatttcattattAATGTATGCTAAttggtgtacattcaaagtgacaataaagttattctattctattctattctattctattctattctattctatagaactGAAAAGCTTCTGGATGAAATTTTAATCAAGGTGTGTCAATAGAAAAAATGACATTCAGTGATCAAGACTTTAAAACTTGGATTCcagaggaagaaggcggggcttagcagtgagaagacggactttcaggctactcctgaaactcCTTCTATTCCAAAGCATTtggacggtccctttttggacccaagctgtcccgaagagacagtgaaaggtagggggagacccagtggtcccagagatgttcgcaaagtctctggggacctggaaaaacctcctttgccagtgacttccggattagccacaaggctaactgaaactgtagacagccctaaagaaagaggaaagtgtttccagctggtaagaatATTTTATCATTCAGAGAAAAATGGACcgcctaaaaattcaaactaatttaaattaaagaacagaagaatctagcggcgattttgatctttttacTGGTTTTTGGACGGTGGTTATcctaccttttaaatgttttaaatgttattcacacagacaaaggatagattactccaacatctcctcggATCTGCAAgggggctgtaaaccaattcattataatttggttgtttacaacttgacacttttattgcttggctgtattggcttaagatctgataagattgcacagcttccAGCctgcttttacttgcaaatacttcagagctctcaagaaaaaatactaactgcgtacaaacatggcgtctattcaagtgtctattcaaatgatttttcaGCACTACAGAAGTTGTCTGACACACAAGATAGAATTCagattggattatttggtgtttttggcaacaaagtatgaggaaaaattgagaatgtttttcaaatacaaaataagaatctCGGAGATAAAGAACCTGATACTCGTGATaattggtttacttctgagggaggaaagaatggaatgtttgaagaggaATTAAGTGGACTGAAAGTTTACTTCAAAAGATGGGGAGCGGGAGGAGTGGGAAGCATCAAAGAACTCAcagtttatgaaataccatctgcaaaacatttgatactaccactgagaattaaaaacaaattgataaaggaaataaagaggGGCAGCAACATTATATGAAGCATTACAGACAAAAAAGTGCAAAGATTTCGTCGTATgaacttgctcataaagatgtttggagaactggacccacaaaaggcagcagatataagactgttctgttattggagagatacaggttgatagatggaagagtataacttaaaattagctaaacttagttaaattcattGGCAATAGGTATAgatgaataaaaattgataatgatagtaatgtataaatgttgagttgatatgataagtaataattggatatgagaagggaaggttagaaatatatttggactatataaaattattataacaataataattattataaaaaataaaataaaactatatacagttaaatcttaactaataggggAAAAGgcatgatataggatataattaaataaagaaaggagaatgataataaattatatacatggaggatgaaatttttggtattaaatattatggatgtttacctaaaacaggatatgaggacttaatgttaatggaggattttataaataagtaaatgaaatgccaccatgtggttatggattaaatctttggtatagttaaggatgaaggatgtttaaacaactgtagtcaactaaaagtggaggtatgatgatgttaatatagtaaacatttgagttaagacattcgaattaatatgaattaatggaagagatgcacaaaaacttgttgtaaccagctgatatacttttttataacatgtacttgttgtgtttttgtgtgtgtttttttttattgttgtgtatatcaaatatataaatgcatatataatagagagatacaaagtgtgtctgtggggggaaatatagttaggatagattagtaaaggtaagggaataagaaatgatactaaattatatctgggttggcggaagtaccattccaaggaaacataaactgagatttaaaatagaaacaccaacaatagtagaaaaagaaagggaaaaaggagagagaatgaaaggaagatgggggaaaggagaaagaggtaaggagaggaggatggaaaggagaaagaggaggagagagagtagaaaggggaagaggaagagcaggagtaggagaaaggtatgggaagaaggaaggggaaggaggaatgtagagaagagagggaaaaaggaaagggaaaggaaaagaagatggaagggagagaaaggaaggaaagagggtaggaagggaaaaaggaagagtaggagcgaaggagaggcaagggaagaaggaagggaaaggagagcaggaaggaagaaagtagagaagggaggaagggaaaaaaaagggtaaataaggtggtgttataacaggaggaagggatggtaaacaaagcaacccaaaccatatattataacctattaaatgaaataataaatgtataagaatgataaatgttaaaacacttgtaaccaaatgacatgctatatgtgatgggttttttttctattttttttttgttcttttttttcattgttgtgggtatgtgttatttatgtaacaaaaaaataaaaatttttttaaaaaaaacttggattCCAGGGACTGGCCTCTAAACCAGGAGAGGTTTAAGATTCACTTGTTAATTATTTAaaccataggtagtcctcaatttgcaacaaTTAATTTAgtgaagttacaacgacactgaaaaaagtgactaatgaccatttttcacacaactacTGCAgtacccccatggtcatgtgatcaaaatccagatgcttggcaacagactcatatttatgatggttgcagtgtcctagggtcatgtgatcatcttttgcaatattctgacaagcaacaacaatggggaagccagattcacttaacaaccatgtcactaactgaacagctgcagtgattcacctaacaactgtggcaagaaaggttgtaaaattaggtAAAATTCAGTTAATAACTgaattgcttagcaacagaaatgttggactaaaTTGtgatggtaagttgaggactacctgtacagtggcAGAACTTGTGTAGTGGTGATTTGTGTTATAGCAGGcccggctgccccccccccccccggaaggcaAAATAACTTGAATACTGTCCATCTCTTTGTAAGCTACTAAAAGTATTAACTTCCAGAGGACGTGGTATGAACTTTGACGTCTTAAATGCTATTATTTAGCCTCTTTTGGAGCATAATCTCTAAATCAAACTATTTATGAAATTTTATCATGGGTTGCTCAGAGGGAGGACAGAGCAAAAGAAAATGGCCTTGTAAATTTATCTGAAATAAATCTAGATGAAATAGTGCATGAGCAAACCTGAAGGTATGTGGGCGTTTGAAGATAACAACTAAACATAAAGTAATTGGAAGGTTGTGAAATTAGACAGAGTTCCAGGAATAGTCTGTGCGAGTTACCTTGCAGCGAGATGGATGgcaaagaattaattaattaaatattataaaGAGGGAATTTGCATTGTCAAACTATAGTTAACAGTTCCCTCTTTTCTCTTGAACTGACTCCAAAATAAGTAACAGAATTGCAACTTTGATCTTTTCAGTAATGGGATTTCACTTCTGTATTTTATCTATGTTAAATCATTAGTGAACTATCCAATCTCTAAATCATTTTCTGATGTGGAAggtatttgtgttttaaatattTAGGGAGATGTCACTTAATTGCTAGCTTTTGGGCCACTCTTGGGCAGTATTAAAGTGTAACCTACTAGTCCTTGAAatggcagaaaagtatagtggcacacagtgacgtgcggtgaggtttatgcctggtgaggctcagctgggcatccttttgcgaagcctcggcggtggggggggaatttgcggcctcggcggtggggggggaatttgcatcgcgggagccgccaagcgcccgggtctgcagcaaaggcgcttggcggctcccacgatgcaaagtgccccgccacccacccgctgacccggcctgcccgctgcttctccaagctccactGCTTGAAGTCTTGGATCGCCTCTGGGGAAAAGCTGAGTGagagcggagcgaagcttctcacTCAGCGTTCCCCCAGGCGATCCGAGACTTctagcggcggagcttggagaagcagcggccgcaggccgggtcagcgggtgggcggcggggcactttgcatcgcgggagccgccaagcgcccgggtctgcagtaaaggcgcttggcagctcccgcaatgcaaagtgccccgccgcccactttccacaagaaagaagcgagggcttctcccgcctggctcttgtaaggaaacccccggctaagtgtttgtggctggctgaaatgcgcggacatttccagccacccacagggggactaggagggaaggagtcgctcctcgggagtctttctagccagcagccccaggagacaccccccaccccccagagaagaattggggccaccaaagcttccacacccacccacctttgggatgcaagagacagcaaggcttgcagcaaagggaatctggaccctgggaaggttggggaggggtgaagagcgagcctcctcctcccccactcctctctcctctgaagcgcgccctctgaaataacccgcccaacgtaagcatgctcaagaagacatgattggctgcttccagatcaggaggcaggagaattagtgcctcttttccatctgaacttctttgccttttaactctttcttaacttttagaaggcgaaaaattccttatggaaaagagaccccgagttctctcgcctcctgctttggttaacactaagcagacaccaagccactgtgacctggaatctggtagcaactatcttggctttaattattttttaaaaaaattaaatttcttttcttttcctgaggagagtggtgaggctccacctcccttgcctctagtgactgcacgtccctggtggcaCACACTGTTTTGCCCTCAttcctcttccctttttgccTCAGTAGTAAGAGGTTGCTATCCTTGCTGTTTTAATTAATGATGAGTTAAAGTAAGTGACTGGTGGATTCCTCATTTGTCTCCCCTCCCACTGAGAATTAAACTAGGATACTTATGGGTTGTGGCTAGGCAGACATGAAAATGAACCCTAAGAAAATTTATACTGAATTTTGCCAATTCAAAATGTAATGGCACAGGGTTGCAAGATTCACCTAACAGGCAATGTGGATCAGATTTATAAGTACATTATTACTAAGCTCTAAGTAAAGTCTATTTCAATTTACAACACTGATTTCTTTCTCAGCTTCAGGGATTTCTTGTTTCAGCTACCTGATTTCCTCTCTCCGGTGATCTGGGAATTTCTTCTGGAAATGTTTCAGTGCCTGCATTACTGATGAGGTACATTCAACATAGGTGTGATCTACCATACAGTCACctggaaaacataaagaaagtttttgaagtataagatgcatcttctacccccccaaaaaagagggtgaaaatttgggtgcgtcttatacattgaatgtagccccacctacccctaccagaggccaaaaacgtgaggcatagaggcagcaatggtctgtggcaatccctgcagctgattgggggtattccagcaGTCCGATCCAgcagacaatcagctgtgctgaatcaggctgcaataagtgctgaagctgatctggctggtcagagttgcagcagcaatcacattcagaaagctcAGTAaccgattcagcaggattcaaaataataataatacaatacattaccaaaagcaggttttccaggtagcagtaaatacaagcaaaacaaagcaatttcACTTTCAGTTATCGGCTAacccaggctccttcctgtctcgtTCTTGCTGACAGAGAAAATTTCAGAGCAAATAGCActcattggctgatttagttgctatgcctattcattggctgaccttgttaccatgtgctgaataccatggatgctggtaggcagaggcagaattctttttcttcttattttcctccccaaaaactaaggtgcatcttatactccggagcgtcttatactccaaaaatacggtaggtgtCTCCTATTGGTTTCTATTAATGGCATTAGATTACAATAGTACCAATTATCTAAAAACATTTCACTGAAAAATAGCAAGCCTAATGATGAAAACAAGGA from the Thamnophis elegans isolate rThaEle1 chromosome 5, rThaEle1.pri, whole genome shotgun sequence genome contains:
- the LOC116508967 gene encoding lanosterol synthase-like, translating into MKGGFPFRNRDNNWIVSDGTAEAIRALMLLEEQCPFIEDHIAPQRIFDAVNVILNMRNSDGGFSSYETRRGNWLLEAVNCAETYGDCMVDHTYVECTSSVMQALKHFQKKFPDHRREEISDTLHKALQYCRNTQKADGSWLGRWGVCFIYGTWFALEAFACLGYTYHNGLACNEVTKACAWLVSKQMKDGGWGEEFESYKFRKYIQHTISQIHQTAWALLGLMAARYPDVHVLERGIQVLIDKQRAIGDWPQGDIATGFYKAGILHYSAYRNIFPIYALARFTHLYPDNPLASQHLKNGPINNFKEGQTKKH